In Turicibacter sanguinis, a genomic segment contains:
- a CDS encoding ABC transporter ATP-binding protein yields the protein MAFVELNDIRVTYDGKNDILKGLNLQMHEGELVSLLGPSGCGKTTTLRVIAGFIDIADGDFLVDNENFTKIPVHKRNFGLVFQSYALFPHLTVKDNVAFGLKLRKMDKQQIEEKVDKMLEVCGLLEYKDRLPKQLSGGQRQRVALARALVIEPKLLLLDEPLSNLDAKLRIQMRVEIKRIQKALGITTVFVTHDQEECFAISDRVAVMNKGVIEQYDTPENIYAKPKTEFVARFIGFENFIPMKHKSGNTFLSDDLTFSVDELPDTTITLGTIRPDDIEIVQSSQENCVSGTVCVRTFLGKSYQYEVETKLGKIVVNHDGADVYEINDELTLHLPANKIVLV from the coding sequence ATGGCATTCGTAGAATTAAATGATATTCGTGTAACTTACGATGGAAAAAATGATATTTTAAAGGGATTAAATTTACAGATGCATGAAGGTGAGTTAGTGTCATTACTTGGTCCAAGTGGATGCGGTAAGACAACAACTTTACGTGTCATTGCTGGTTTTATTGATATAGCTGACGGAGACTTCTTAGTAGATAATGAAAACTTTACTAAGATTCCTGTACATAAACGTAACTTCGGTTTGGTTTTCCAAAGCTATGCTTTATTCCCACATTTAACTGTAAAGGATAACGTAGCCTTTGGGTTAAAGCTACGTAAAATGGATAAACAACAAATTGAAGAAAAAGTCGATAAAATGTTAGAAGTCTGTGGATTACTAGAGTATAAAGATCGTTTACCAAAGCAATTATCGGGAGGTCAACGTCAACGTGTCGCATTAGCACGTGCTTTAGTAATTGAGCCTAAATTATTATTACTTGATGAACCATTAAGTAATTTAGATGCAAAGCTTCGCATCCAAATGCGTGTTGAAATTAAACGAATTCAAAAAGCGTTAGGAATTACAACTGTCTTTGTTACTCACGATCAAGAGGAATGTTTTGCGATTTCAGACCGTGTTGCAGTTATGAATAAAGGCGTTATCGAGCAATACGATACACCTGAAAATATTTATGCTAAACCAAAAACTGAGTTCGTTGCAAGATTTATTGGGTTCGAAAACTTCATTCCAATGAAACATAAATCAGGAAATACATTCTTAAGTGATGATTTAACATTTAGTGTTGATGAATTACCTGATACGACTATTACATTAGGAACTATTCGTCCAGATGATATTGAGATTGTTCAAAGCTCGCAAGAAAACTGTGTCAGTGGAACAGTTTGTGTTCGTACGTTCTTAGGTAAGAGTTATCAATATGAAGTTGAAACAAAGTTAGGGAAAATCGTTGTAAATCATGACGGTGCAGATGTATATGAAATTAATGATGAATTAACATTACATTTACCAGCAAATAAAATCGTATTAGTTTAA
- a CDS encoding globin domain-containing protein, protein MLDQQTIEIIKSTVPALKSHGIQITTTFYKNMFEQNPEVAPLFNMERQKSGEQPKALALTVLAAAQNVDNLGAIMPVVNKIAVKHCDCGVLEEHYPIVGAHLLGAIKEVLGEAATDEIIEAWAKTYDVIAQVFINVEKEIYASRA, encoded by the coding sequence ATGTTAGATCAACAAACAATTGAAATTATTAAAAGTACAGTACCTGCTTTAAAATCACACGGTATTCAAATTACAACAACATTCTATAAAAATATGTTTGAACAAAATCCTGAAGTGGCACCACTCTTTAATATGGAGCGTCAAAAATCAGGTGAACAACCAAAAGCTTTAGCTCTGACTGTTTTAGCTGCTGCTCAAAATGTTGATAACTTAGGGGCAATTATGCCTGTTGTTAACAAAATCGCAGTTAAACATTGTGATTGTGGCGTTTTAGAAGAACATTACCCAATCGTTGGAGCGCATTTACTTGGGGCAATCAAAGAAGTTTTAGGAGAGGCCGCAACTGATGAAATCATCGAAGCTTGGGCTAAAACTTATGATGTAATCGCACAAGTTTTCATTAATGTTGAAAAAGAAATCTACGCATCACGCGCTTAA
- a CDS encoding ABC transporter permease: protein MKKNSAYVLMVPGFVLLLLFLMLPLCSILWPTVFNDGFSLNQYISFFQDEYYLEIFYRTLKISLIATLVCTLFGVPTAYFISRCSQKWKGLLIAISIFPLLTNSVVRSFAWINILGKNGIINNLLVNMGIVEQPISMLYTEFAVLVGTIYLFLPIMIITLVGVMDNIDNDMMEAAESLGANRLTAFIKVVLPMSIPGIITGAVLVFTGSLTAYTTPQLLGGNKALVLPTLIYQRSMTLNDWTGASVIAAIMIVTTLIVMKGLNFIAAKVDKRGELDA, encoded by the coding sequence ATGAAAAAAAATTCAGCTTATGTTTTAATGGTTCCAGGATTTGTACTATTATTATTATTTTTAATGTTGCCATTATGTTCAATATTATGGCCAACGGTCTTTAATGATGGATTTTCTCTAAATCAATACATCTCATTTTTCCAAGATGAGTATTATTTAGAAATCTTCTATCGAACGCTGAAAATCTCCTTGATTGCTACCTTGGTTTGTACACTGTTTGGAGTGCCGACCGCTTATTTTATTTCGCGTTGTTCACAAAAATGGAAAGGTCTATTAATTGCTATTTCTATTTTCCCGTTATTAACGAATTCTGTTGTTCGTAGTTTTGCTTGGATTAATATTTTAGGTAAAAATGGAATAATCAATAATTTATTAGTGAATATGGGAATCGTTGAGCAACCAATTAGTATGCTGTACACTGAGTTTGCCGTTTTAGTCGGAACGATTTATTTATTCTTGCCAATTATGATTATTACGTTAGTTGGAGTGATGGATAATATCGATAACGATATGATGGAGGCAGCTGAGAGTTTAGGGGCAAATCGTTTAACAGCTTTTATAAAAGTTGTTTTACCGATGAGTATTCCAGGTATTATTACGGGAGCAGTTCTTGTTTTTACTGGATCTCTAACAGCATATACAACTCCACAGCTTTTAGGTGGAAATAAAGCATTAGTTTTACCAACTTTAATCTATCAACGTTCAATGACTTTAAATGATTGGACGGGAGCAAGTGTTATCGCAGCCATTATGATTGTGACGACCTTAATTGTCATGAAGGGATTAAACTTCATTGCAGCAAAAGTAGATAAGCGAGGTGAACTAGATGCGTAA
- a CDS encoding ABC transporter permease, with amino-acid sequence MRKHKMLTLVSMFVFAFLFFPLVIITVTAFGTENTISFPIKGFTFDWFVKALTSKTFMNSFILSFKLALISTLIALVIGIPAAYGMSRYSVKGKKLLKSFFLSPTIVPGVVIGYALFQFLVIKLRIPVFQGLLFGHFLVVLPYIIRIVGASLEQFDFSIEEVAWSLGCNKIQTFFKIVLPNISSGIISSFLLAFINSFNNIPVSMFLTGPGVTTLPTALMNYIEYYYDPTVSAVSVLLMVATIVIMFVVEKTLGINSLAK; translated from the coding sequence ATGCGTAAACATAAGATGCTAACATTGGTATCAATGTTCGTTTTTGCTTTTCTTTTCTTTCCATTAGTAATTATTACAGTGACGGCTTTTGGAACTGAAAATACAATCTCGTTCCCAATTAAAGGATTTACATTTGATTGGTTCGTGAAGGCATTAACGTCAAAAACATTTATGAATTCTTTCATTTTAAGTTTTAAATTAGCATTAATATCAACTTTAATTGCGTTAGTCATTGGGATTCCAGCAGCTTATGGAATGTCACGTTACTCAGTTAAAGGGAAGAAATTATTAAAAAGTTTCTTCTTATCTCCAACCATTGTTCCTGGAGTCGTGATTGGATATGCATTATTCCAATTCTTAGTGATTAAATTACGTATTCCAGTTTTTCAAGGATTATTATTTGGGCATTTCTTAGTTGTATTGCCTTATATTATCCGCATTGTTGGGGCTTCACTTGAGCAATTTGATTTCTCGATTGAAGAAGTAGCGTGGAGTTTAGGGTGTAATAAAATCCAGACATTCTTTAAGATTGTTTTACCAAACATCTCTAGCGGGATTATTTCAAGTTTCTTATTAGCCTTTATTAATTCATTTAATAATATTCCAGTTTCAATGTTTTTAACGGGTCCAGGAGTCACAACCTTACCAACAGCATTAATGAACTATATTGAATATTATTATGATCCAACCGTATCGGCTGTATCAGTTTTATTAATGGTTGCAACAATCGTTATTATGTTTGTTGTTGAAAAGACACTTGGAATTAATTCATTAGCAAAATAG
- a CDS encoding aldo/keto reductase: protein MARSGIKREDLFITSKLNNFDHGYEENLAAFDKTMKELELDYLDLYLIHWLIPLYIVIIDKKQMLGLGKHLKSSTLLGKFVPLVLVIFFLTLLRSY, encoded by the coding sequence ATTGCACGCAGTGGTATTAAACGAGAAGACTTATTTATTACGAGTAAACTTAATAATTTTGATCATGGGTACGAAGAAAATTTGGCAGCTTTTGATAAAACGATGAAAGAATTGGAGCTTGATTATTTAGATTTATATTTAATACACTGGCTAATCCCATTATACATCGTCATTATTGACAAGAAGCAAATGTTGGGACTTGGAAAGCATTTGAAGAGCTCTACCTTGTTGGGAAAATTCGTGCCATTGGTATTAGTAATTTTCTTCCTCACCCTATTGAGGAGTTATTAA
- a CDS encoding aldo/keto reductase, with protein sequence MRAIGISNFLPHPIEELLKTATIVPMVNQIRLCPGDTQEEVVKYCRELGILLEAYSPLGTGKIFEVHERQQLAAKYGKSVAQICIRWSLQMGFLPLPKSVHYARIDENAQVFDFKFDSYDMELIANLTGCVGYSRNLDTTDF encoded by the coding sequence ATTCGTGCCATTGGTATTAGTAATTTTCTTCCTCACCCTATTGAGGAGTTATTAAAAACAGCAACGATTGTGCCGATGGTCAATCAGATTCGATTGTGTCCTGGGGATACTCAAGAGGAGGTTGTGAAGTATTGTCGTGAACTTGGAATATTACTTGAAGCTTATAGTCCGCTTGGGACTGGAAAAATTTTTGAAGTTCATGAGAGGCAACAGTTGGCAGCGAAGTATGGAAAAAGTGTCGCGCAAATTTGTATTCGCTGGAGTTTGCAAATGGGATTTTTACCATTACCTAAGTCGGTTCATTATGCTCGAATTGATGAGAATGCGCAAGTTTTTGATTTTAAATTCGATTCTTATGATATGGAACTGATTGCAAATTTAACAGGATGTGTCGGCTATTCACGCAATCTAGATACAACAGATTTTTAA
- a CDS encoding glycerophosphodiester phosphodiesterase family protein, translating to MYKKYFLLDVLKQRGKCKLPSNETSRYLEVLLVENNQPINLSHCQVEIIPSQESVEILKDRMGTILIKILDSMNKDSKLQLNIYQQELLRVTTSFEVEFEKKEEVMNRNLVQNPQGLFHKTEIRMIAHRGLSALAPENTLPAYELAGKYGYFGAECDIHETADGEFILMHDDSINRMTNGSGSPSHYTKDELKAFQIADSTYPHLKIPTLQEYLNVCKCQGLVPVIEVKRIGIQSIATLLNQIEKWGLLSNCIIITFHQEVATEIRKLDKNIGLQWLADLTKENIDYCAKHQMNIDCHKKNVTKDLIDYAHSVGVLVNVWTVDEAKEMVNLIEMGTDFITTNSLLYRQSIRGNGKCESYSMKNRIDYLRCLNPFLIESHGNIIQDGTFKWHDESHIFEMQGTKQAPATLEINLPQLYKGDVVTVSCEYLNLSGQSLSISYGTTKKEFEQVVPSTLVDDWGYAEVQFLTLKDFQSMREETSMVLIGASDSKSHFMIRNVNVKIDYM from the coding sequence ATGTATAAAAAATATTTTTTATTAGATGTTTTGAAACAACGAGGAAAATGTAAATTGCCATCCAATGAGACTAGTCGATATCTTGAAGTTTTATTGGTTGAAAATAATCAACCGATTAATTTAAGTCATTGTCAGGTCGAAATTATTCCTTCTCAAGAAAGTGTTGAAATTTTAAAAGATAGAATGGGTACGATTTTAATTAAAATACTTGATTCAATGAATAAGGATTCTAAGTTACAATTAAATATTTATCAACAGGAATTGCTGCGAGTTACAACGAGCTTTGAGGTTGAATTTGAGAAAAAAGAAGAGGTTATGAATCGGAATTTAGTTCAAAATCCACAGGGCCTATTCCACAAAACAGAAATCCGCATGATTGCACATCGAGGACTTAGTGCACTCGCACCTGAAAATACGTTACCGGCTTATGAGTTGGCTGGGAAGTATGGATACTTTGGGGCAGAATGCGATATTCATGAGACGGCGGATGGTGAATTCATTTTGATGCATGATGACTCGATTAATCGAATGACAAATGGATCAGGGAGTCCGAGTCATTATACGAAAGATGAGCTCAAGGCATTTCAAATTGCAGATTCGACCTATCCACATCTAAAAATCCCAACGTTGCAGGAGTATTTAAACGTATGTAAATGTCAGGGGCTTGTTCCTGTCATTGAGGTGAAGCGAATTGGAATCCAAAGTATTGCGACATTATTAAATCAGATTGAAAAATGGGGGCTACTTTCTAATTGTATCATCATTACGTTTCATCAAGAGGTCGCCACTGAAATTAGGAAGCTAGATAAAAATATCGGCCTTCAATGGCTTGCTGATTTAACAAAAGAAAATATTGATTACTGTGCGAAGCATCAAATGAATATCGATTGTCATAAAAAAAATGTCACAAAGGATTTGATTGATTACGCTCATTCTGTTGGTGTTTTGGTGAACGTCTGGACAGTCGATGAAGCAAAAGAAATGGTTAACTTAATTGAGATGGGAACTGACTTTATTACAACTAATAGCTTACTGTACCGTCAAAGTATTAGGGGTAATGGGAAGTGTGAAAGTTATAGCATGAAAAATAGAATTGATTATTTGAGATGTTTAAATCCATTTTTAATTGAGAGCCATGGGAATATAATTCAAGATGGAACTTTTAAATGGCATGATGAGAGTCATATTTTTGAAATGCAAGGAACAAAACAAGCACCTGCAACATTAGAAATTAATCTACCTCAATTATATAAAGGGGATGTTGTGACCGTAAGTTGTGAATACCTTAATCTCTCTGGACAATCTTTAAGTATTAGTTATGGAACAACGAAAAAAGAATTTGAGCAAGTTGTGCCTTCGACATTAGTAGATGATTGGGGATATGCTGAAGTCCAATTTCTTACGTTAAAAGATTTTCAATCCATGAGAGAAGAAACCTCAATGGTACTCATTGGAGCATCCGATTCAAAATCACATTTCATGATTAGAAATGTCAATGTTAAGATCGATTATATGTGA
- a CDS encoding ABC transporter substrate-binding protein: MKKSWKLALGAAMALTLVTGCSTGSEDSGKQKLVVSTWGLSQDVWEQEVKIPFEEKYNCELVLDTGGTNDRYTKLANNPNSEVDIIELSQSAAANGYEAGLFEQIDYSKISNASSLIEPAAELAENGFGAAYTVNSIGIIYNPDEVGFEINDWSDLWNEELKGKISIPDISTTFGPAMVYVANDYANGDIKEDQGEAAFKALAELQPNIVKTYSKSSDLANMFASGEIAVAVVGDFGIPTIEQAQPNVKFVVPASGTYANFNTIDINKNSKNKELAYEYVNFRLSQELQSSTAITLNEAPTNKDVVLDEETALNKTYGEVAANAKTIDYSFVNPLLNNWIDQWNRIVNR; this comes from the coding sequence ATGAAAAAATCATGGAAATTAGCATTAGGTGCTGCAATGGCATTAACCCTTGTTACAGGATGTTCAACAGGTTCTGAAGATTCAGGGAAACAAAAACTAGTTGTTTCAACATGGGGATTAAGTCAAGATGTTTGGGAACAAGAAGTGAAAATTCCATTCGAAGAAAAGTACAACTGTGAATTAGTATTAGATACAGGTGGAACAAATGATCGTTATACAAAATTAGCTAATAATCCAAATTCAGAGGTTGATATTATTGAATTATCACAATCAGCGGCAGCAAATGGATATGAGGCAGGATTATTTGAACAAATTGATTACTCAAAGATTTCAAATGCTTCTTCATTAATTGAGCCTGCAGCAGAATTAGCTGAAAATGGATTCGGGGCTGCTTACACAGTAAATAGTATCGGAATTATTTACAATCCAGATGAGGTTGGATTTGAAATTAATGATTGGTCAGATTTATGGAATGAAGAATTAAAAGGTAAAATTTCAATTCCAGATATCTCAACAACATTTGGGCCTGCTATGGTTTATGTAGCAAATGATTATGCAAATGGAGATATTAAAGAAGATCAAGGTGAAGCAGCATTCAAAGCATTAGCAGAATTACAACCGAACATTGTTAAAACTTATTCAAAATCAAGTGATTTAGCTAATATGTTTGCATCTGGTGAGATTGCTGTTGCTGTTGTGGGGGATTTCGGAATCCCAACGATTGAACAAGCTCAACCTAATGTGAAATTCGTTGTACCAGCATCAGGAACTTACGCAAACTTCAATACAATCGATATTAATAAAAACTCAAAAAATAAAGAGTTAGCTTACGAATATGTAAACTTCCGTTTAAGCCAAGAATTACAAAGCTCAACAGCGATTACTTTAAATGAAGCTCCAACTAATAAAGATGTTGTTTTAGATGAAGAAACAGCATTAAACAAAACATATGGTGAAGTTGCAGCAAATGCTAAAACAATTGATTATTCATTTGTTAATCCATTATTAAATAATTGGATTGATCAATGGAACCGTATTGTTAACCGTTAA
- the dhaS gene encoding dihydroxyacetone kinase transcriptional activator DhaS — translation MSDALITKRAIATGLKELVDEKPFNKISIRDITEKCGLNRQTFYYHFQDKYELVNWIYYQEGFAPLMEGVTFENWYLKVEDLLVLMKKEQSFYYSTISCDERGMTEYLFNITATLFKEAIEKLDESHTVQPEDETFISHFFAHGVCGTIISWVKSGMREDPKIVAMNLKYIAINCEKLAYHRYMSAASD, via the coding sequence ATGTCAGATGCATTAATTACAAAAAGAGCCATTGCGACGGGCCTTAAGGAACTGGTGGATGAGAAGCCTTTTAATAAGATTTCCATTCGAGATATTACGGAAAAATGTGGACTTAATCGTCAGACTTTTTATTATCATTTTCAAGATAAGTATGAGTTAGTGAATTGGATTTATTATCAGGAAGGATTTGCACCTTTAATGGAAGGGGTGACTTTTGAAAATTGGTATTTAAAAGTTGAGGATTTATTAGTGTTGATGAAGAAAGAGCAATCGTTTTACTATAGCACCATTAGTTGTGACGAGCGTGGTATGACAGAGTATCTATTTAATATTACGGCGACTTTATTTAAAGAAGCAATTGAAAAATTAGATGAGTCTCATACCGTACAGCCGGAAGATGAAACGTTTATTTCTCATTTTTTTGCCCACGGGGTATGTGGTACCATTATTTCTTGGGTTAAAAGTGGAATGAGAGAAGATCCTAAAATAGTAGCCATGAATTTGAAATATATTGCCATTAATTGTGAAAAGTTGGCTTATCATCGTTATATGAGTGCCGCATCTGACTAA
- a CDS encoding RrF2 family transcriptional regulator, producing the protein MQLSKFSDYSFRALIYLAQHRDQLCTVEELSMNLNTSEQHMKKVIHKLGKTPYVTSIKGRGGGLRLGCEPQEINLGEILKITEDNLNILECFNKSAGCPLLSSGCKLKSITSDALQKFIEEFSNYTLEDLL; encoded by the coding sequence ATGCAACTATCCAAATTCAGTGATTATAGCTTTCGTGCACTTATTTATTTAGCACAACATCGTGACCAACTGTGTACCGTTGAAGAATTATCAATGAATCTAAATACATCAGAACAACATATGAAAAAAGTCATTCATAAGTTAGGTAAAACGCCTTATGTCACTTCAATAAAGGGACGTGGAGGTGGACTTCGACTTGGTTGTGAGCCTCAAGAGATAAACTTAGGTGAGATTCTAAAAATTACGGAAGATAATTTAAATATTTTAGAATGCTTTAATAAATCAGCTGGGTGCCCGCTATTATCAAGTGGCTGCAAACTAAAAAGTATTACTTCAGATGCTTTACAAAAATTTATTGAAGAATTCTCAAACTATACATTAGAAGATTTACTTTAA
- a CDS encoding amidohydrolase, whose translation MKTLIKNAWILTMDKTLSTYPQGMLVIEDDKISYVGEYDSDIEKYVDEVIDASGGILIPGMINTHAHVSMIPFRSLGDDCPDRLRRYLFPLEIECMRAPLVYEAARYGILEMQRSGVTTFLDMYYFEEEVARACDEMQMRGVLGETVINFPTCDCEEAYGGLAYSEQFMSKWSNHPLVTPIIAPHATNTNDTKALQDAHEIAVRYDTLISMHVAEMDYEMTEFREKYDMTPVEYLDSIGVLSDRLVAAHCIHVNENDMLLMANRGVKVAHCIGSNMKAGKGIAPVKEMIEHGLTVGLGTDGPSSGNTLDLFTQMKTAVYAQKTHYKDRSLFKAEEIVKLATISGARALKMDDKIGSLEVGKQADIVLIETESLNMFPIYDPYSAIVYSANSSNVHSVWINGVSVLKEKQSIFNQTEIKTSLQNEMQNFAKRAIERSKDL comes from the coding sequence ATGAAGACGTTAATTAAAAATGCTTGGATTTTAACAATGGATAAAACGCTATCAACTTATCCACAAGGTATGTTAGTCATAGAAGATGATAAGATTTCGTATGTCGGTGAGTATGATTCAGATATTGAAAAGTATGTGGATGAAGTGATTGATGCATCAGGTGGTATCTTGATTCCAGGAATGATCAATACACATGCTCATGTTTCAATGATTCCATTTCGTTCATTAGGAGATGATTGTCCAGATCGACTTCGTCGTTACCTTTTCCCTCTAGAAATTGAATGTATGAGAGCACCATTAGTCTATGAGGCTGCCCGTTATGGAATCTTAGAGATGCAACGTAGTGGGGTGACTACTTTTTTAGACATGTACTATTTTGAAGAAGAAGTAGCTCGTGCATGTGATGAGATGCAGATGCGTGGAGTACTTGGGGAGACAGTTATTAATTTTCCGACATGTGATTGCGAAGAAGCTTATGGAGGGTTAGCTTATAGTGAACAGTTTATGAGTAAATGGAGCAATCATCCGTTGGTGACGCCAATCATTGCACCACATGCAACCAATACTAATGATACAAAAGCACTACAAGATGCTCATGAGATTGCGGTTAGATATGACACGTTAATTTCAATGCATGTTGCAGAGATGGATTATGAGATGACAGAATTTCGTGAAAAGTATGATATGACACCAGTAGAATATTTAGATTCAATTGGTGTTTTAAGTGATCGATTAGTGGCTGCTCATTGTATCCATGTGAATGAAAATGACATGTTATTAATGGCAAACCGTGGCGTAAAAGTTGCACATTGTATTGGATCAAATATGAAAGCCGGAAAAGGAATTGCCCCTGTTAAAGAAATGATTGAGCATGGGTTAACTGTTGGTCTTGGAACAGACGGGCCGAGTAGTGGGAATACGTTAGACTTATTTACGCAAATGAAAACAGCAGTTTATGCACAAAAGACTCACTATAAGGATCGTTCACTATTTAAAGCAGAGGAAATTGTAAAACTAGCAACGATTAGTGGAGCCCGTGCCTTAAAAATGGATGATAAAATTGGTTCACTTGAAGTTGGAAAACAGGCCGATATTGTTTTAATTGAAACAGAATCTTTAAATATGTTTCCAATTTATGATCCTTATTCAGCGATTGTGTATAGTGCCAATTCATCTAATGTCCACAGTGTTTGGATTAATGGGGTATCCGTTTTAAAAGAGAAACAATCAATTTTTAATCAGACAGAGATTAAAACGTCACTTCAAAATGAAATGCAAAACTTTGCAAAACGTGCAATAGAGCGTTCAAAAGATTTATAA
- a CDS encoding adenine deaminase has protein sequence MDMIIKNISVYQTFTQQFEIKDVFIKNGRFAQIADSLSVTEETVIDGTGLYMVPGLIDIHMHIESSMTLPSRFSQAVLPHGVTTVVADPHEIANVFGIEGIQSFLSNATALDIFYGIPSSVPSTSPHLETTGGLIGVDEVKELLNHQNILCLGEVMNFQDLCKKESSTIKDIIKLCQEFRPSLPIEGHCPKISGKDLADFIAAGVTADHTQQTPESIIEKIKSGMFLEIQKKSMTKQTIQTLMDYHFYDYFAFVTDDVMGDKLPKGHLNEIIKYAVKLGMPVEKAIYCSTYTPARRMHLEDRGMIAPGRLADFILLTDVDNFKIHSVYKGGCCVANDRESHQENHNQIFPDHFYHSIKCKKAEPEDFDIKISGNKVLCNIIQTQPHSTFTKHIQKQVPVKNGILDYESQNLCLLTVYERYGKNGNIAHALLDTPIKKRGAIATSWAHDHHNVMVMGNDKEDMMLAQQMICEMQGGYVVVKEGQVLAKAYLEIGGIVSAQPIEVLAQQLRDVRSAMQELGYVHDNEIMSFSTLSLPVSPQLKVTDMGMINTLTQEIVPLIAEVYHEDVN, from the coding sequence ATGGATATGATCATTAAAAATATTTCAGTGTATCAAACATTTACTCAACAATTTGAAATAAAAGATGTTTTCATTAAAAATGGTCGATTTGCACAGATCGCAGATTCTTTATCGGTAACAGAAGAAACAGTTATTGATGGAACTGGTCTATATATGGTACCAGGATTAATTGATATTCATATGCATATTGAAAGTTCTATGACTCTACCTTCGCGTTTTTCACAGGCTGTTTTGCCTCATGGGGTTACAACTGTTGTTGCAGATCCACATGAGATTGCAAACGTGTTTGGAATCGAAGGAATTCAATCATTTTTATCCAATGCAACTGCATTGGATATTTTTTATGGAATTCCATCGTCTGTTCCTTCAACATCCCCACATTTAGAAACAACAGGTGGGTTGATTGGAGTAGATGAAGTGAAGGAACTTCTCAATCATCAAAATATTTTATGTTTGGGAGAAGTGATGAACTTTCAAGATTTATGCAAAAAAGAAAGCTCAACTATTAAAGATATTATTAAACTATGTCAAGAATTTAGACCGTCCTTACCGATTGAAGGTCATTGTCCAAAAATTAGTGGTAAAGATTTAGCAGATTTTATTGCAGCAGGAGTTACAGCAGATCATACTCAGCAAACACCTGAAAGTATTATTGAAAAAATTAAAAGTGGAATGTTTTTAGAAATTCAAAAAAAATCGATGACTAAACAGACCATTCAAACGTTAATGGATTATCATTTTTATGATTATTTTGCATTTGTCACAGATGATGTCATGGGAGACAAGTTACCTAAGGGTCATTTAAATGAAATTATTAAATATGCCGTTAAACTTGGAATGCCAGTTGAGAAGGCAATTTATTGTTCGACTTATACGCCAGCTCGTCGAATGCATTTAGAAGATCGCGGAATGATTGCGCCTGGCCGTCTAGCAGATTTTATTTTACTGACTGATGTGGATAACTTTAAGATTCATTCCGTTTACAAGGGTGGGTGTTGCGTAGCTAATGATAGGGAATCGCATCAAGAAAATCATAATCAAATATTCCCAGACCATTTCTACCACTCAATAAAATGTAAAAAGGCTGAGCCTGAAGATTTTGATATTAAGATTTCAGGGAATAAAGTGTTATGTAACATTATTCAAACACAACCACACTCAACATTTACTAAACATATTCAAAAACAGGTTCCGGTTAAAAATGGAATACTTGATTATGAATCACAAAATCTATGTTTATTAACGGTTTATGAGCGTTATGGAAAGAATGGTAATATCGCTCACGCTTTGTTAGATACCCCGATTAAAAAGAGAGGAGCGATTGCAACATCTTGGGCTCATGATCATCATAATGTCATGGTGATGGGAAATGATAAAGAAGATATGATGCTCGCTCAACAGATGATTTGTGAAATGCAAGGGGGCTATGTCGTTGTAAAAGAGGGGCAAGTTTTAGCAAAAGCTTATTTAGAAATTGGTGGTATTGTTAGTGCACAGCCAATTGAAGTATTAGCACAACAACTTAGGGACGTTCGATCTGCTATGCAAGAACTCGGATATGTTCATGATAATGAAATTATGTCATTCTCGACATTATCATTACCGGTATCCCCACAGTTAAAGGTAACTGATATGGGAATGATTAATACATTAACACAGGAAATTGTGCCATTAATTGCGGAGGTTTATCATGAAGACGTTAATTAA